In the genome of Pleurocapsa minor HA4230-MV1, one region contains:
- a CDS encoding MCE family protein, with the protein MRSRTLREGSVGLLIILGILLFSGLALWIRGFSFSNKSYQIIADFPDVNGIKIGDGVRYRGLQVGRIDDIQPSTNGVDVVIEINSNELLIPRDATLVARSSGLIGNTFIDIIPQSSLAANVVNMDPAGSNCDSDQIICDNARLRGEKAITIDDLLPYTYRLSRAYSTPEFVAKVNSTVENTGLAASEVASLTKNTTALVNELQKEVKNTSQELVTTAEAFQTTAKQVNQLTKDVEQLIAQNESNLTSTLDSISTTSDRLQTLVVKIDKTVDAADTKKLARNLNELTTNAVVASNNLKNITESFGSDRGVVSLQQTLDSARVTFDNAQKITSDLESLTGDPAFLKNVRDLVNGLGGLVSSTEQLEQQIQTSQVIKPLQSDKFTSVTKNPPKK; encoded by the coding sequence ATGCGATCGCGTACCTTAAGAGAGGGTTCAGTTGGGTTACTAATTATCTTGGGAATTTTGCTGTTTAGCGGATTAGCACTCTGGATTAGAGGTTTTTCATTCAGCAACAAAAGCTATCAAATTATTGCCGATTTTCCTGATGTCAACGGCATTAAAATTGGCGATGGTGTACGTTATAGAGGTTTACAGGTGGGTAGGATCGATGATATTCAGCCCAGTACCAATGGGGTGGATGTTGTGATTGAGATTAATTCTAACGAGCTGTTGATTCCTCGCGATGCAACCCTAGTAGCAAGAAGCTCAGGGCTAATTGGTAATACTTTTATTGACATTATTCCTCAATCCTCTTTAGCCGCCAATGTAGTTAATATGGATCCTGCTGGCTCAAATTGCGATTCTGACCAAATAATTTGTGATAATGCTCGGCTAAGGGGCGAAAAAGCCATTACCATAGACGATCTCTTGCCCTATACCTATCGTCTTAGTAGAGCTTACAGTACACCAGAATTTGTGGCGAAAGTAAACTCAACCGTAGAAAATACAGGGCTTGCTGCCTCAGAAGTTGCCAGTTTAACCAAAAACACGACGGCACTAGTCAATGAGCTACAGAAAGAGGTCAAGAATACTTCTCAAGAGTTGGTTACTACCGCTGAGGCTTTTCAAACCACTGCTAAACAAGTTAATCAATTAACTAAGGATGTCGAACAGCTAATTGCTCAAAATGAGTCTAATTTGACCAGTACTTTAGATAGTATTAGCACCACTAGCGATCGCCTTCAAACTTTAGTAGTTAAAATAGATAAAACAGTCGATGCTGCTGATACCAAAAAACTAGCGCGCAATCTCAACGAGTTGACTACGAACGCGGTAGTTGCTTCCAATAATCTCAAAAATATTACTGAAAGCTTTGGTAGCGATCGGGGTGTAGTTAGTCTACAGCAGACTTTAGATTCGGCTAGAGTAACTTTTGATAATGCGCAGAAAATTACCTCCGATCTGGAGTCGCTGACAGGAGATCCTGCCTTTCTCAAAAATGTTCGCGATCTGGTTAATGGCTTAGGTGGCTTAGTTTCCAGCACCGAACAGCTAGAGCAGCAAATTCAAACCAGCCAAGTAATTAAACCATTGCAGTCAGATAAATTTACCTCTGTTACTAAAAATCCTCCTAAAAAGTAG
- the bchI gene encoding magnesium chelatase ATPase subunit I, which produces MTATIPSPKRTRRQVFPFTAIVGQEEMKLALLLNVIDPKIGGVMIMGDRGTGKSTTIRALADLLPEIDVVAGDPFNSDPQDPDLMSDEVKQKLEQGEAIETVKKKVQMVDLPLGATEDRVCGTIDIEKALAEGIKAFEPGLLAKANRGILYVDEVNLLDDHLVDVLLDSAAGGWNTVEREGISIRHPAQFVMVGSGNPEEGELRPQLLDRFGMHAEIRTVKEPDLRVQIVEQRSDFDGNPDAFSQKYDAEQSALQAKIVQAQQLLPSVKLDYDLRVKISEICSELDVDGLRGDIVTNRAAKAIAAFEGRTEVTVDDIRRVIVLCLRHRLRKDPLESIDSGYKVSKSVARVFGLELEE; this is translated from the coding sequence ATGACTGCAACAATCCCCTCCCCTAAGAGAACTCGTCGCCAGGTTTTTCCCTTTACGGCTATTGTGGGACAAGAAGAGATGAAACTAGCTCTTTTGCTCAACGTAATCGATCCCAAAATTGGTGGGGTAATGATTATGGGCGATCGCGGTACAGGCAAATCCACCACTATTCGTGCTTTAGCCGATCTATTACCTGAAATTGATGTCGTAGCGGGCGATCCATTTAATAGCGATCCGCAAGATCCCGATCTCATGAGTGATGAAGTCAAGCAAAAGCTGGAACAGGGAGAAGCAATCGAGACTGTTAAGAAAAAAGTGCAGATGGTCGATTTACCCCTAGGTGCAACGGAGGATCGAGTATGTGGCACAATTGATATAGAAAAAGCGCTTGCTGAGGGAATTAAAGCCTTTGAACCTGGATTGCTCGCTAAAGCCAATCGTGGCATTCTGTATGTCGATGAGGTTAATCTTTTAGACGATCATCTAGTAGATGTACTGTTAGATTCCGCTGCTGGAGGCTGGAATACTGTAGAAAGGGAAGGAATTTCAATTCGTCACCCAGCACAATTTGTCATGGTTGGTTCGGGAAATCCAGAGGAAGGAGAATTACGTCCCCAGCTACTAGATCGCTTTGGTATGCACGCCGAGATCCGCACAGTAAAAGAACCAGATCTTAGAGTGCAAATTGTCGAACAAAGAAGCGACTTTGACGGTAATCCTGATGCTTTTAGTCAAAAGTATGATGCAGAACAATCAGCTTTACAAGCAAAAATCGTCCAGGCGCAGCAACTCTTACCTTCAGTGAAGCTGGATTATGATTTGCGGGTCAAAATTTCGGAGATCTGCTCAGAATTAGATGTAGATGGTTTGCGGGGTGATATTGTAACTAACCGTGCTGCTAAGGCGATCGCTGCTTTTGAAGGAAGGACTGAAGTTACAGTGGATGACATTCGCCGAGTGATTGTTTTATGTCTGCGCCATCGTTTACGTAAAGATCCCCTCGAATCAATTGATTCTGGTTATAAAGTGTCCAAATCTGTGGCTCGCGTATTCGGTCTAGAACTTGAAGAGTAA
- a CDS encoding ABC transporter ATP-binding protein: MAVTTENPGVTQIDPQVPLIELRGVSKAFGKNVILDRVNLKIARQEALVIIGPSGTGKSTILRMIAGLMPIDQGAIYINGEKRTGLIEDQSDPIGISMVFQQAALFDSLTVEENVGFLLYQHSNLNRRRIKELVNEKLEMVGLSGTNNRFPAELSGGMRKRVSFARSIIFNPENPQSRPEIVLYDEPTAGLDPIASTVIENLVRDLQCTVRGCGTYIMVSHQHSTIRRTADRIVFLYDGKIQWIGTVEDIDTTDNPLVRQFFSGSIDGPIHVT; the protein is encoded by the coding sequence ATGGCAGTAACCACAGAAAATCCAGGGGTAACTCAAATCGATCCGCAAGTTCCTTTAATTGAGCTTCGGGGAGTGAGCAAAGCATTTGGTAAGAATGTGATTCTCGATCGAGTGAATCTTAAAATTGCTCGACAAGAAGCATTAGTCATTATCGGCCCGTCTGGGACAGGAAAATCGACTATACTCCGCATGATTGCTGGGTTGATGCCAATTGACCAGGGAGCAATTTATATCAATGGTGAAAAACGCACAGGCTTAATTGAAGACCAAAGCGATCCCATTGGGATTAGTATGGTGTTTCAACAGGCTGCTTTATTTGATTCTCTGACTGTAGAGGAAAACGTTGGCTTTTTGCTTTACCAACACTCAAACCTGAATCGGCGTAGAATCAAAGAATTAGTTAATGAAAAGCTAGAAATGGTGGGTTTATCAGGCACTAATAACCGTTTTCCTGCTGAGTTATCAGGGGGGATGCGCAAGCGAGTTAGCTTTGCTCGTTCAATTATTTTTAACCCCGAAAATCCTCAAAGTAGACCAGAAATCGTGCTGTACGATGAACCCACCGCAGGTTTAGACCCGATCGCCTCGACTGTAATTGAAAATTTGGTGCGCGATTTACAATGTACAGTACGTGGCTGTGGCACCTACATTATGGTTAGTCATCAACACAGTACGATTCGTCGCACGGCAGATCGGATTGTTTTTCTCTACGATGGCAAAATACAATGGATTGGTACAGTCGAAGATATTGATACTACCGATAACCCCCTCGTAAGACAGTTTTTTAGCGGTAGCATAGATGGGCCCATTCACGTCACTTGA